The following proteins come from a genomic window of Nostoc sp. ATCC 53789:
- a CDS encoding DUF433 domain-containing protein, which yields MNEQKLLERITINPQIFGGKPIIRGRRLAVEHILGMLAAGDTIETLLEGYPWLEREDVQACLVYASRLVGHE from the coding sequence ATGAACGAACAAAAACTTTTAGAAAGAATCACAATCAACCCTCAAATCTTTGGTGGTAAACCAATTATTCGAGGTCGTCGCCTTGCAGTTGAACATATTTTGGGGATGTTGGCGGCGGGAGATACTATCGAAACCTTATTAGAAGGTTATCCCTGGTTAGAACGGGAAGATGTGCAAGCCTGTTTAGTTTATGCGTCTCGGCTAGTTGGTCATGAATAA
- a CDS encoding PDDEXK nuclease domain-containing protein, with product MSNPVSDNYRHLLMEIKQRIRSAQYEALKAVNREMINLYWDIGQIIVTQQQGASWGKSVVEQLAKDLQAEFPGISGFSAANLWRMRLFYESYVNNEKLAPMVREIGWSHNLVIVEKCKDDLEREFYIRMTRKFGWTKNVLIHQIENQTYEKTLLNQTNFDKTVPAEIRNQLKLAVKDEYTFDFLELADEHSERQLEQAILARVEPFLQEMGGRFTFVGSQYRLEVGDKEFFIDLLLYHRQLKCLVAIELKTGEFLPEYVGKMQFYLAALDDLSRFPDENLSIGIILCKSKDKTIVEYALRESNKPIGIATYKLFSTLPQELKNQLPAPEQVAKLLEGVE from the coding sequence ATGAGTAACCCCGTTTCAGACAATTACAGACATTTGCTAATGGAAATAAAACAGCGTATTCGTTCAGCCCAGTACGAAGCACTAAAAGCAGTTAATCGGGAAATGATTAACCTTTACTGGGACATTGGACAGATAATTGTTACTCAACAACAGGGCGCTAGTTGGGGAAAATCCGTAGTAGAACAGTTAGCAAAAGACTTACAAGCAGAGTTTCCAGGAATTAGCGGATTTTCTGCTGCTAACCTCTGGCGGATGAGGCTTTTTTATGAATCATACGTCAACAATGAAAAACTCGCACCAATGGTGCGAGAAATTGGATGGAGTCACAATCTGGTCATTGTAGAGAAATGCAAAGATGACCTAGAACGGGAATTTTATATCAGAATGACTCGTAAATTTGGCTGGACAAAGAATGTTTTGATTCACCAAATTGAAAATCAAACCTATGAAAAGACTCTGTTGAATCAGACTAACTTTGATAAAACTGTTCCAGCAGAAATCCGTAACCAATTAAAACTAGCAGTCAAAGATGAATATACTTTTGATTTCTTGGAACTAGCAGATGAACACAGTGAGCGACAGTTAGAACAGGCGATTTTGGCAAGAGTTGAACCATTCTTGCAAGAAATGGGCGGGCGGTTTACTTTTGTTGGCAGTCAGTATCGCTTAGAAGTTGGCGATAAAGAATTTTTTATTGACCTGTTGCTGTATCACCGCCAATTAAAATGTCTAGTTGCAATTGAGTTAAAAACTGGAGAGTTCCTACCTGAGTATGTGGGAAAAATGCAATTTTATCTGGCGGCTTTAGATGATTTATCTCGATTTCCAGACGAAAATCTCTCAATCGGAATTATTCTTTGCAAATCTAAGGATAAAACCATTGTTGAGTATGCACTGAGAGAATCGAATAAACCAATCGGTATCGCAACTTATAAACTGTTTTCTACGTTGCCTCAAGAACTAAAAAATCAGCTTCCGGCTCCAGAGCAAGTTGCCAAGTTGCTAGAAGGCGTGGAGTAA
- the cas10d gene encoding type I-D CRISPR-associated protein Cas10d/Csc3, whose amino-acid sequence MSNDDWLSGDFGFDGDSSDRTIETKGELLTLKLLREAIQSQNPDDKVMADFGEYVLPNLLRIAIGVTAKGGKFFDEIDQQREAEGKIKVRRDNAADQSLNTHLLNGLFPANLIEKRLEKLNTTVQRVVKERERRLVIAGFILHDFEKFPDVPENCRKLPLAEHREIIDKKVHQLGLDNFINPENTEAYREYLDDLLCMAYNAQRRWDTNWNFSEFGLNPLLKDRTLRSLSDLTCLADSLASIVKHPQDAEHPRLKEIIHSLSDGQLKFTYHSIAENRGVLTNVVNNALIQAHTSLNTDEYTYYEPLLYLPTGVIYLASRNAPAISPEDLPDRVVNSIKSLCAGQLRLRQTGFGRDGKGMKYAEYYNLFFDDIGLMKVALDATLRILNPNKGSVAKSRSENLNKFQQQNVLSADYDFKFEDDIRIDQIAEFGDLVSRKIWEETVNRVDYARKKDKKLPAVPDFDLTHKVAEFWNLAECLPQIREIQRINESLKENKLKGNTGGVPYEWYYLAAKYLEHHPGIEDVREACQQVIEYLTTLISPIISQYQLPDGWDDLRLWVKRVVMLPGTNQEPSVKTQVETFLNELDNYNAAKKAGRGKQLICSISHSAYTVTEQMESAVLFTPQVYTNKQMLGGSNAKRNISSIAGVEMMLRQILMNQTQAVGKRFEDGKYRYLYFYPTYYFTPETNKFLQKAYNGIAQTRFDTSVRNHFISKDLQANLGRDRYQSVDSFLIDENLQRDKDRTFKLSYPEDQPLTFYFMALPPGRDSTDTESWVMPTWLAFAFPMILDVKTVVSESPIPPFNDGAEFEESVFLDSAPHAFRALVRRDRFRLDYILEGWNENGIQYPAPLNVLTAAYAIHLDVNARQGKSGYDANWGRFTELAKDFETSPLYVFSYLNRWVRNQGSETARIEKIRLYAYHFYPCFDPYVKYDTNMEQLIVGEASSLNHPKKLTDLYRRFYRANKRYNPKSNAVLKPVDIAAETILKAESSVFQGETLVVAVAAEVFKLMDRVHSSTAEGRWIMSKREEERQAVLDFAKYFVVEVFDNAFAGDRARLAGRQLNLIRDTCEFLYRLEDDKENAGKNENIPVIDDVKEPE is encoded by the coding sequence ATGTCTAATGATGATTGGTTATCAGGTGATTTTGGTTTTGATGGAGATTCTTCAGACCGCACTATTGAAACTAAAGGTGAGTTACTAACACTCAAGTTATTACGAGAAGCAATTCAGTCTCAAAATCCCGATGATAAGGTAATGGCAGACTTTGGTGAATATGTTTTACCAAATCTGTTGCGGATAGCAATTGGTGTAACTGCGAAAGGCGGTAAGTTTTTTGATGAAATTGACCAACAGCGAGAAGCAGAAGGAAAAATTAAAGTCAGACGAGATAATGCTGCTGACCAATCGCTGAATACTCACTTACTCAATGGATTATTCCCCGCTAATTTAATTGAGAAACGTTTAGAAAAACTTAATACCACAGTGCAGCGAGTGGTGAAAGAGCGAGAACGACGTTTGGTAATTGCTGGATTTATTTTACATGATTTTGAAAAGTTTCCTGATGTACCTGAAAACTGCCGCAAGTTGCCGTTAGCAGAACATCGCGAAATTATTGATAAAAAAGTTCACCAGTTAGGACTAGATAACTTTATAAATCCAGAAAATACTGAAGCTTATCGAGAGTATTTAGATGATTTATTGTGCATGGCTTATAATGCTCAACGTCGCTGGGATACTAACTGGAATTTTTCTGAATTTGGGTTGAATCCTCTTCTCAAAGACCGTACCCTTCGCAGTCTATCTGATTTAACTTGTTTAGCTGATTCTCTCGCCTCAATTGTTAAACATCCCCAGGATGCAGAACATCCTAGACTCAAAGAAATCATCCACAGCCTCAGTGATGGGCAATTAAAATTTACCTATCACAGCATTGCTGAGAATCGTGGTGTTTTAACTAATGTGGTGAATAATGCTTTAATTCAGGCTCATACTAGTCTCAATACTGATGAGTATACCTACTATGAACCTTTGTTATATCTGCCAACAGGCGTGATTTACTTGGCTTCGCGCAATGCTCCAGCTATCTCGCCGGAAGATTTACCAGACCGTGTAGTTAACAGTATTAAATCGCTTTGTGCAGGTCAATTACGCCTCAGACAAACAGGATTTGGTAGAGATGGCAAAGGCATGAAATATGCCGAATATTACAATTTATTTTTTGATGATATAGGCTTGATGAAAGTAGCTTTAGATGCTACATTACGCATCTTAAACCCTAATAAAGGCTCTGTTGCTAAAAGTCGCAGCGAAAATCTGAATAAGTTTCAGCAACAAAATGTTTTATCTGCTGATTATGACTTCAAATTTGAAGACGATATCCGTATTGACCAAATAGCAGAATTTGGTGATTTAGTTAGCCGGAAGATTTGGGAAGAGACAGTTAATCGCGTTGATTATGCTCGGAAGAAAGATAAAAAGCTGCCAGCAGTTCCCGATTTTGATTTAACTCACAAAGTTGCAGAATTTTGGAATTTAGCAGAATGTTTACCCCAAATTAGAGAAATTCAACGCATTAACGAAAGTCTCAAAGAAAACAAGTTAAAGGGAAATACGGGAGGAGTACCTTATGAATGGTATTATCTGGCGGCTAAATATTTAGAACATCATCCAGGAATTGAAGATGTACGCGAAGCTTGTCAGCAAGTCATTGAGTATTTGACAACCTTAATTTCTCCGATAATTTCTCAGTATCAATTACCTGATGGTTGGGATGATTTAAGGCTCTGGGTAAAACGAGTTGTGATGTTACCAGGCACTAATCAAGAGCCATCTGTTAAAACGCAAGTTGAAACATTTCTAAATGAGTTAGATAATTACAATGCTGCGAAAAAAGCAGGGCGAGGGAAACAATTAATCTGCTCAATTTCTCATTCTGCTTACACAGTTACTGAGCAAATGGAATCAGCAGTTTTATTTACGCCTCAAGTTTATACAAACAAGCAAATGTTAGGAGGTTCTAACGCTAAACGCAATATCTCCAGTATTGCAGGTGTAGAGATGATGCTGAGGCAAATCTTGATGAATCAAACTCAAGCTGTAGGTAAGCGATTTGAAGATGGTAAATATCGCTATCTCTACTTTTATCCCACTTATTACTTTACTCCAGAGACTAATAAGTTTTTGCAGAAAGCATACAATGGTATTGCTCAAACTCGCTTTGATACCAGCGTTCGCAACCATTTTATCAGTAAGGATTTACAGGCGAATTTGGGGCGTGATCGCTACCAAAGTGTAGATAGTTTCTTAATTGATGAAAACCTCCAGCGTGACAAGGATCGCACCTTTAAGCTTTCCTATCCTGAAGACCAGCCTTTAACATTTTACTTCATGGCACTCCCGCCAGGAAGAGACAGCACCGATACAGAATCTTGGGTAATGCCAACTTGGTTAGCGTTTGCTTTCCCGATGATTTTAGATGTTAAAACTGTGGTTTCAGAGTCACCAATTCCACCTTTTAATGATGGGGCTGAATTTGAGGAAAGCGTTTTCCTTGATAGTGCGCCTCATGCTTTCCGTGCTTTAGTAAGGCGCGATCGCTTCCGTCTTGACTACATCCTCGAAGGCTGGAACGAAAACGGTATTCAATACCCAGCACCTTTAAATGTGCTTACCGCCGCTTATGCCATTCATTTAGATGTGAATGCGCGACAGGGTAAGTCTGGTTACGATGCCAACTGGGGAAGATTTACAGAACTGGCTAAAGATTTTGAAACCAGTCCACTATACGTCTTTTCTTATCTCAATCGCTGGGTGCGTAACCAGGGATCGGAAACAGCGCGAATCGAGAAAATTCGGCTTTATGCCTATCATTTTTATCCTTGTTTTGACCCTTATGTGAAATATGACACTAATATGGAGCAATTAATTGTGGGAGAAGCATCAAGTCTAAATCATCCTAAGAAATTAACAGATTTATACCGCAGATTTTACCGAGCTAATAAGCGTTATAATCCTAAGTCTAATGCTGTGTTGAAACCAGTTGATATTGCGGCTGAAACTATACTCAAAGCTGAGTCAAGTGTGTTTCAGGGAGAAACATTAGTTGTGGCTGTTGCAGCAGAAGTTTTTAAACTCATGGATCGCGTTCATTCTTCTACTGCTGAAGGACGTTGGATTATGAGCAAACGAGAGGAAGAACGGCAAGCTGTTCTAGATTTTGCCAAGTATTTTGTAGTGGAGGTATTTGATAACGCATTTGCAGGCGATCGCGCTCGTTTAGCAGGCCGTCAACTCAACTTAATTAGGGATACTTGCGAATTTCTTTATCGTCTTGAAGATGACAAAGAAAATGCAGGAAAAAATGAAAATATTCCTGTAATAGATGATGTTAAGGAACCGGAATAA
- the cas7d gene encoding type I-D CRISPR-associated protein Cas7/Csc2: protein MAILKTVESKFFQTEIPYKPMGKYVHFLTIRITESYPLFQTDAELNKARVRAGVKDKTTISRLSMFKRKQSTPERLVGRELLRNYGLMTAEECEYNVNFAMDNPDCIIYGFAIGDSGSEKSKVVVDTAFSITAFDESHETFTLNAPYENGTMASKGENGSKPGEVTSRINQQDHIRPQVFFPSIVTLKDPTEASFLYVFNNILRTRHYGAQTTRTGRVRNELIGVVFADGEITSNLRWTQAIYDQMKSNNTLNAPDPLDEDDVITAAKNAIEALMADEFIVHTDLIGDAFVSLINEVKTLTGSEKGIQAILQKADAEAKDYAKKHISKKKTAAKAGKE from the coding sequence ATGGCAATTTTAAAAACTGTTGAATCCAAATTCTTTCAAACTGAGATTCCTTACAAACCAATGGGGAAATATGTTCATTTCTTGACTATTCGCATTACTGAATCTTACCCTCTATTTCAAACAGATGCAGAACTGAATAAAGCACGGGTAAGAGCAGGAGTTAAAGACAAAACTACAATTAGCCGTTTGTCAATGTTCAAGCGTAAACAGTCTACTCCAGAGCGTTTAGTTGGTCGGGAATTGCTGCGTAACTATGGCTTAATGACTGCTGAAGAATGCGAATACAATGTAAATTTTGCAATGGATAATCCTGATTGCATCATTTACGGATTTGCTATTGGTGACTCTGGTTCTGAAAAATCGAAAGTTGTGGTAGACACGGCATTCTCAATTACAGCTTTTGATGAATCACACGAAACATTCACCCTCAATGCTCCTTATGAAAATGGTACGATGGCTTCCAAAGGTGAAAATGGTTCTAAACCTGGTGAAGTTACCAGTCGGATCAATCAACAAGACCACATTAGACCGCAAGTTTTCTTTCCTAGTATTGTCACCTTGAAAGACCCCACTGAAGCTAGCTTTCTTTACGTTTTTAATAATATTCTGCGAACTCGTCACTATGGAGCGCAAACTACCCGTACAGGTCGTGTCAGAAATGAGTTAATTGGTGTTGTATTTGCAGATGGAGAAATTACTAGTAACTTGCGTTGGACTCAGGCAATATATGACCAAATGAAATCTAATAATACTTTAAATGCTCCTGATCCACTAGATGAGGATGATGTAATTACTGCTGCTAAAAATGCTATTGAGGCGTTAATGGCTGATGAGTTTATTGTTCACACAGATTTAATTGGTGATGCTTTTGTATCCCTAATTAATGAAGTCAAAACTTTAACAGGAAGTGAGAAAGGTATTCAGGCAATTTTGCAAAAAGCTGATGCAGAAGCTAAAGATTATGCCAAGAAGCATATCAGCAAGAAGAAAACTGCTGCTAAAGCGGGGAAAGAGTAA
- the cas5d gene encoding type I-D CRISPR-associated protein Cas5/Csc1 has protein sequence MVFISRCQIELHDSLYFATREIGRLYETEPIIHNYALCYALGLVDSQIYSTTVAEEHSYRYFCPEQVPKYEEHLTPLNQQGIYVTPARSLNHSSILNTWKYANNNYHVEMEKTQKNIPSFGRAKEIAAESKFEFFVISQKELKLPKWIRLGKWMSKAEVTVEQLPKHKISEGIFTCTHPLNPLDVMFTNQVISYDVVNMPPVSLIQNVQMRGQYYQFDGIQNLKIPVRVEYRFRS, from the coding sequence ATGGTGTTTATTTCCCGTTGTCAAATAGAACTTCATGACAGCCTCTATTTCGCAACTCGTGAAATCGGGCGATTGTATGAAACAGAGCCAATAATCCACAATTACGCTCTCTGTTATGCACTAGGTTTAGTTGATAGCCAAATATACTCTACTACCGTTGCTGAAGAACATTCTTATCGCTATTTTTGCCCCGAACAAGTGCCAAAATATGAGGAGCATTTAACGCCACTCAATCAACAAGGAATTTACGTAACTCCGGCGCGATCGCTCAATCATTCTTCCATCCTCAACACCTGGAAGTATGCTAACAACAACTACCACGTTGAAATGGAGAAAACACAGAAAAATATCCCTAGTTTTGGTAGAGCGAAAGAAATAGCAGCAGAAAGTAAATTTGAGTTTTTTGTCATATCTCAAAAAGAACTCAAATTACCAAAGTGGATTCGTTTGGGTAAATGGATGAGCAAGGCTGAAGTAACGGTAGAACAATTACCAAAACATAAAATTTCTGAAGGTATATTCACTTGTACACATCCATTAAATCCTTTAGATGTGATGTTCACGAATCAAGTGATTAGCTATGATGTTGTGAATATGCCTCCAGTTAGCTTAATTCAAAATGTCCAAATGCGAGGTCAATACTATCAATTTGATGGCATTCAAAACTTAAAAATCCCAGTTCGGGTAGAATATCGTTTTCGGAGTTAA
- a CDS encoding 2OG-Fe(II) oxygenase produces MKHYQQQTNAFPSDYLNNLWGEIQACPYFAINNLNRDFVATKGFSVVFQRSGLAKVEQQFPYFKPYLDLALQPSCNAFYLNPLQLKEGSRVDPHIDRSLRSYSKTIEPPAVVSVLYVRVPADMEGGELVLRSHKRQLGQIKPQFNTLVYFQGDLIHSVNAVKTPGNRLSLVCEQYSLSDAELQEIPEFTVESRSTQSTTKKRKYAS; encoded by the coding sequence GTGAAACACTATCAACAACAAACCAACGCCTTCCCCAGCGACTACCTAAACAACTTGTGGGGAGAAATCCAAGCTTGTCCTTACTTTGCTATCAACAACCTCAACCGCGATTTTGTCGCCACGAAAGGATTTTCTGTAGTATTTCAGCGTTCTGGATTAGCAAAGGTAGAACAGCAGTTTCCCTACTTCAAACCTTACCTCGATTTGGCTCTCCAGCCGAGTTGTAATGCTTTTTACCTCAATCCTTTACAACTCAAAGAAGGCTCCCGCGTCGATCCGCATATCGATCGCTCCTTGCGTTCCTACTCCAAAACCATTGAACCGCCTGCGGTTGTCAGTGTCCTCTATGTGCGCGTACCTGCGGATATGGAAGGGGGAGAACTGGTATTGCGATCGCACAAACGTCAACTTGGGCAAATTAAGCCCCAATTCAATACTTTAGTTTATTTTCAAGGTGATTTAATCCATTCGGTTAACGCTGTCAAAACCCCAGGAAATCGCCTAAGTCTCGTTTGTGAACAGTATAGTTTGAGTGATGCTGAACTCCAGGAAATCCCTGAATTCACTGTAGAGTCAAGAAGCACTCAGTCTACAACCAAAAAAAGAAAGTATGCCTCATAG
- the cas6 gene encoding CRISPR-associated endoribonuclease Cas6: MPHSLVLNLLPQSPIPSQYLTGRHLHALFLTLVSSVDSTLGDRLHDSTADKAFTLSPLQIKGEGIGDRGQDRGKYKSKISTSSSLQYSHQQPIPAGTPCWWRISLLDDTLFSKLTQLWLNLNPNRPWHLGPADLYITSIQGTPQSIQPWANATTYAQLYEEASDRHSSINLTFSTPTAFRQGQYDTTLPTRESVFNSLLSRWNKYSGIELPQITIESIFPSFVNIHTEILADSRSKFIGILGEVNYKILGAIEPIQIKQLNALADFALYAGIGRKTTMGMGMARRLYSP, from the coding sequence ATGCCTCATAGTTTAGTGTTGAATTTGCTACCCCAATCGCCCATTCCATCACAGTATCTTACAGGTAGACATCTCCACGCCCTATTTTTAACCCTTGTTAGTTCAGTAGATAGCACATTAGGCGATCGCTTGCACGATTCCACCGCAGATAAAGCTTTCACCCTTTCCCCCCTGCAAATAAAGGGAGAGGGGATAGGGGATAGGGGACAGGATCGGGGTAAATATAAATCTAAAATTTCTACTAGCAGTAGTTTGCAATATTCACATCAGCAACCCATTCCCGCCGGAACTCCTTGTTGGTGGCGCATCTCTTTATTAGATGACACTTTATTTAGCAAACTTACCCAACTCTGGCTAAATCTGAATCCCAATCGCCCTTGGCATCTTGGCCCGGCTGACTTGTATATTACCAGCATTCAGGGTACACCCCAATCTATTCAACCTTGGGCAAATGCCACTACTTACGCTCAATTATACGAAGAAGCTAGCGATCGCCATTCTTCCATTAATCTTACCTTTTCCACGCCTACCGCCTTCCGTCAAGGACAGTATGATACTACTCTTCCTACAAGAGAATCTGTTTTTAATTCCCTACTTTCGCGCTGGAATAAATACAGTGGTATAGAATTACCTCAGATTACCATAGAGTCAATATTTCCTTCTTTTGTCAACATTCACACAGAAATATTAGCAGACTCTCGTAGTAAATTTATTGGCATTCTTGGCGAAGTTAACTACAAGATTTTGGGGGCAATTGAACCCATACAAATTAAGCAACTTAATGCTTTAGCTGATTTTGCTTTGTATGCAGGAATTGGTCGCAAAACAACTATGGGAATGGGAATGGCGCGGCGGCTGTATTCTCCCTAA
- the cas4 gene encoding CRISPR-associated protein Cas4, whose amino-acid sequence MNQTEYISIAALNQYAYCPHRCWRMFCAGEFTDNQYTIEGTTLHDRVHTTSDVQRGETWQIRAIWLKSEQYKLIGKSDLIEEQLGQLYPVEYKRGCKGEWDNDELQVCAQALCLEEMTGQPVTNGYIYYAHSHQRQLVEINAELRESAIATIESVTNLLETGAMPKPVYSKRCQGCSLYSQCLPKATDKVKSYQEVN is encoded by the coding sequence ATGAACCAAACCGAATATATTTCTATTGCGGCATTGAATCAATATGCCTATTGTCCGCATCGTTGTTGGCGGATGTTTTGTGCCGGGGAATTTACGGATAATCAATACACAATTGAAGGCACAACCTTACACGATCGCGTCCACACCACAAGCGATGTACAACGAGGAGAAACTTGGCAAATTCGAGCAATTTGGCTGAAGTCTGAGCAATACAAACTCATCGGAAAATCTGATTTAATTGAAGAACAATTAGGTCAACTTTATCCAGTGGAATACAAACGGGGATGCAAAGGCGAATGGGATAACGATGAGTTACAAGTTTGTGCCCAAGCCTTATGTTTAGAAGAGATGACAGGACAACCTGTTACTAACGGATATATCTATTATGCCCACTCGCATCAACGGCAATTAGTAGAGATTAATGCAGAGTTAAGAGAAAGTGCGATCGCAACTATTGAATCTGTCACAAATCTCCTAGAAACAGGAGCAATGCCAAAACCAGTTTACAGCAAACGCTGCCAAGGATGCAGCCTTTATTCGCAATGTTTGCCCAAAGCAACCGATAAAGTCAAAAGTTATCAAGAAGTAAATTAA
- the cas1d gene encoding type I-D CRISPR-associated endonuclease Cas1d, with product MGTLYVTQADAFIGKVDERLTVKAEQKTILDIPLIKLEGIVVLGRATISPAVVSELLERHICLTFLTQNGRYLGRLEPEVTKNIFVRKAQWQAVGESEPAIHLVRGFVRGKLKNYRHTLLRTQREHPDTDLNNNITRLENAIAPIEKTSSIDSLRGLEGAGSAAYFGCFQQLIKTPEFRFEARKRRPPTDPVNALLSFGYTLLRHDVQSALNIVGFDPYLGYLHVERYGRPSLALDLMEEFRPLIVDAVVLSLINKRSLTLTDFTTEPLSGAVSLTKEGLHTFLRAYQQKKLSSFKHPVMGNKCTYQESFEIQARLLSKYLMNEIDKYPPLILK from the coding sequence ATGGGAACACTTTACGTAACACAAGCCGATGCTTTTATTGGTAAAGTTGATGAGCGTCTCACCGTCAAAGCTGAACAAAAAACAATCTTAGATATCCCTTTAATTAAACTAGAAGGAATTGTAGTACTAGGACGGGCTACTATTTCTCCCGCCGTCGTCAGTGAACTTTTAGAACGTCATATCTGTTTAACATTTCTCACCCAAAACGGACGATATTTAGGGCGCTTAGAACCAGAAGTTACCAAAAATATCTTTGTTCGTAAAGCCCAATGGCAAGCTGTGGGAGAATCAGAACCAGCGATACATTTAGTTAGAGGATTTGTGCGGGGTAAATTGAAAAATTATCGCCATACATTACTTCGCACTCAGCGAGAACATCCTGATACTGACCTGAATAATAACATCACTCGATTGGAAAACGCGATCGCACCAATCGAAAAAACTAGCAGTATTGATTCCCTTAGAGGCTTAGAAGGTGCGGGTAGTGCAGCCTATTTCGGTTGTTTTCAACAGCTAATCAAAACCCCAGAATTTCGCTTTGAAGCCAGAAAACGCCGCCCACCAACCGATCCGGTTAATGCCCTACTGAGTTTTGGGTATACATTACTACGCCATGATGTGCAAAGTGCTTTAAATATTGTTGGCTTCGATCCTTATCTAGGATACTTACACGTTGAACGTTATGGTAGACCTTCCCTAGCTTTGGACTTGATGGAAGAATTTCGTCCTTTAATAGTGGATGCTGTAGTATTGTCGCTGATTAACAAGCGATCGCTAACCCTAACTGACTTTACCACCGAACCGCTCAGTGGTGCTGTGTCTTTAACCAAAGAAGGACTGCATACATTTCTTCGCGCCTACCAACAAAAGAAACTATCGAGTTTCAAACATCCAGTCATGGGAAACAAATGCACCTATCAAGAATCTTTTGAAATTCAGGCAAGGTTATTAAGTAAATACCTAATGAACGAAATCGATAAATATCCCCCTTTAATTCTCAAGTAA
- the cas2 gene encoding CRISPR-associated endonuclease Cas2 yields MYIVVSYDIPEDKRRTKIHSILKSYGQWMQLSVFECDITPTQYAKLRSRLSKLIKPDTDSVRFYFLCGCCQRKVERIGGEQPRDETIFFAESPSG; encoded by the coding sequence ATGTATATTGTTGTCAGCTACGACATTCCAGAAGATAAGCGTCGGACAAAAATCCATTCGATTCTCAAGTCTTATGGACAATGGATGCAACTGAGTGTGTTTGAGTGCGATATCACTCCTACTCAGTATGCTAAACTGCGATCGCGTTTATCTAAATTGATTAAACCCGATACCGATAGCGTTCGTTTTTATTTTCTCTGTGGCTGCTGTCAGCGAAAAGTCGAACGTATTGGCGGAGAACAGCCACGAGACGAAACAATTTTCTTTGCTGAGTCCCCTTCTGGCTAG